In one window of Qipengyuania gaetbuli DNA:
- the secA gene encoding preprotein translocase subunit SecA: MFKTITKSLFGSSNDRYVKSIGKIVNQINALEPQLQAFSDDELRAQTDKFRAMLADGQTLDDILPEAFATVREASVRVLGMRHFDVQMIGGIVLHRGEIAEMRTGEGKTLVATLATYLNAIEGKGVHVVTVNDYLARRDAEWMGRLHQFLGLTIGVIVPNLNEFERRDAYGADITYGTNNEFGFDYLRDNMKHERGQMVQRPFNFAIVDEVDSILIDEARTPLIISGPTEDKSELYVAVDAIVRNLEPEWYEADEKTKNITWTEEGTDAIEQKLKDAGLLETDNLYDVENTQVVHHLDQALKANIMFKKDTDYIVKDDKVVIIDEFTGRMMDGRRWSNGLHQAVEAKEGVKIEPENQTLASITFQNYFRMYPKLSGMTGTAATEAAEFWDIYKMNVVEIPTNVPVQRVDEEDEFYKNTQDKFQAIAKAIKEKYETGQPVLVGTVSIEKSELLSSFLEKEGVTHEVLNARQHEREAHIVAQAGRIGAVTIATNMAGRGTDIQLGGNVEFRIEDELRDMPDGPERDAAIAKIKAEVAAEKQRVLDAGGLFVLGTERHESRRIDNQLRGRSGRQGDPGLSRFYLCLEDDLLRIFGPDTLFARMMNSNLEDGEAIGSKWLSKAIETAQKKVEARNYEIRKQVVQYDDVMNDQRKVIYEQRAEIMDSEAVDDVVIDMRRDAVNAIVSENCPPGSYPEQWNIEGLKERVEEVFGLTFPYEEWLQEDQIEPELIEERIAAEADARMEAKIGKADAGLWRRIEKSLLLQELDHQWKEHLSTLDALRQVVWLRAHAQKQPINEYKQEAFALFERMLDKLREDVTAKLQRLELAEPAPLPQVDLPELPDFLTGHIDPLTGDDNSNDGDGSAEREDLFGSLAGSPRAAASPGGAARADNPFSGMEISRNAPCPCGSGSKYKHCHGSVGAQA, from the coding sequence ATGTTCAAGACCATCACCAAGTCCCTGTTCGGCTCGTCCAACGACCGTTACGTCAAGTCGATCGGCAAGATCGTGAACCAGATCAACGCGCTGGAGCCGCAGCTCCAGGCGTTCTCCGACGATGAACTGCGTGCGCAGACGGACAAGTTCCGCGCCATGCTGGCCGATGGCCAGACGCTAGACGACATCCTGCCCGAAGCCTTTGCCACCGTGCGCGAGGCATCGGTCCGCGTGCTGGGCATGCGCCACTTCGACGTGCAGATGATCGGCGGTATCGTGCTCCACCGTGGCGAGATCGCTGAAATGCGCACGGGCGAGGGCAAGACGCTGGTCGCGACGCTCGCCACCTACCTCAACGCCATCGAAGGCAAGGGCGTCCACGTCGTCACCGTGAACGACTACCTCGCTCGCCGCGACGCGGAATGGATGGGTCGCCTGCACCAGTTCCTCGGCCTGACGATCGGCGTCATCGTCCCGAACCTCAACGAGTTCGAGCGCCGCGATGCCTATGGTGCGGACATCACCTACGGTACGAACAACGAATTCGGCTTCGATTACCTGCGCGACAACATGAAGCACGAGCGCGGCCAGATGGTGCAGCGCCCCTTCAACTTCGCGATCGTCGACGAAGTGGACTCGATCCTGATCGACGAGGCGCGTACCCCGCTGATCATCTCCGGCCCGACCGAGGACAAGTCCGAGCTTTACGTCGCCGTCGACGCCATCGTGAGGAACCTCGAACCCGAATGGTACGAGGCCGACGAGAAGACCAAGAACATCACCTGGACCGAAGAGGGCACCGACGCCATCGAGCAGAAGCTCAAGGATGCGGGCCTGCTCGAGACCGACAATCTCTACGACGTCGAGAATACCCAGGTCGTCCATCATCTCGACCAGGCCCTCAAGGCCAACATCATGTTCAAGAAGGACACGGACTACATCGTGAAGGACGACAAGGTCGTCATCATCGATGAATTCACCGGCCGCATGATGGACGGCCGCCGCTGGTCGAACGGCCTGCATCAGGCGGTCGAGGCCAAGGAGGGCGTGAAGATCGAGCCGGAAAACCAGACTCTCGCCTCGATCACCTTCCAGAACTACTTCCGCATGTATCCCAAGCTGTCGGGCATGACAGGCACTGCCGCCACCGAAGCCGCGGAATTCTGGGACATCTACAAGATGAACGTGGTCGAGATTCCGACCAACGTGCCCGTCCAGCGCGTCGACGAGGAAGACGAGTTCTACAAGAACACGCAGGACAAGTTCCAAGCCATCGCCAAGGCGATCAAGGAAAAGTACGAAACGGGCCAGCCGGTCCTCGTCGGCACCGTCTCGATCGAGAAGAGCGAGCTGCTCTCCAGCTTCCTCGAGAAAGAAGGAGTGACCCACGAGGTCCTCAACGCCCGCCAGCACGAGCGCGAGGCGCATATTGTGGCGCAGGCGGGCCGTATCGGCGCCGTCACCATCGCCACGAACATGGCCGGTCGCGGTACCGACATCCAGCTGGGCGGCAATGTCGAGTTCCGCATCGAAGACGAATTGCGCGACATGCCCGACGGGCCGGAACGCGATGCGGCCATCGCCAAGATCAAGGCCGAAGTGGCCGCGGAAAAGCAGCGCGTGCTCGACGCGGGCGGCCTGTTCGTGCTCGGCACGGAACGCCATGAAAGCCGCCGCATCGACAACCAGCTGCGCGGTCGTTCGGGCCGCCAGGGCGACCCCGGCCTGTCGCGCTTCTACCTCTGCCTCGAGGACGATTTGCTGCGCATCTTCGGTCCGGACACGCTGTTCGCCCGCATGATGAATTCGAACCTCGAAGATGGCGAGGCCATCGGTTCCAAGTGGCTGTCGAAGGCCATTGAGACGGCGCAGAAGAAGGTCGAGGCGCGCAACTACGAAATCCGCAAGCAGGTCGTGCAGTACGACGACGTGATGAACGACCAGCGCAAGGTCATCTACGAACAGCGCGCGGAAATCATGGACAGCGAAGCGGTGGACGATGTCGTGATCGACATGCGCCGCGATGCCGTGAACGCCATCGTGTCGGAAAACTGCCCGCCGGGTTCCTATCCGGAACAGTGGAACATCGAAGGCCTGAAGGAACGCGTCGAGGAAGTCTTCGGCCTGACCTTCCCTTACGAAGAATGGCTGCAGGAAGACCAGATCGAGCCGGAACTGATCGAGGAACGGATCGCCGCCGAAGCCGATGCGCGCATGGAAGCCAAGATCGGAAAGGCCGATGCCGGCCTGTGGCGCCGGATCGAGAAGAGCCTGCTGCTGCAGGAACTCGATCACCAGTGGAAGGAACATCTCTCCACGCTCGACGCGCTGCGGCAGGTGGTGTGGCTGCGCGCGCACGCGCAAAAGCAGCCTATCAACGAGTACAAGCAGGAAGCCTTCGCCCTGTTCGAACGCATGCTCGACAAGCTGCGCGAGGATGTGACGGCCAAGCTGCAGCGGCTCGAACTGGCAGAGCCAGCCCCGCTGCCGCAGGTCGACCTGCCCGAACTGCCGGACTTTCTCACGGGCCATATCGACCCGCTGACGGGCGACGACAATTCGAACGACGGCGATGGATCGGCCGAACGCGAAGACCTGTTCGGCTCGCTCGCCGGAAGCCCCCGTGCTGCCGCCAGCCCGGGCGGTGCGGCCCGTGCCGACAATCCCTTTTCCGGCATGGAAATCAGCCGCAACGCACCGTGCCCCTGCGGTTCGGGCAGCAAGTACAAGCACTGCCACGGCTCGGTCGGAGCGCAGGCCTGA
- a CDS encoding tyrosine-type recombinase/integrase yields the protein MAIHKLKPLQVEKEKRPGRYGDGNGLYLLVSDTGGKSWLLRVMAYGTDRQGRMKWMRRDIGLGPLSLVSLAEAREMARELRKAARDKKDPTQVRDAKEEIAPTFRQAAQQCHEAKASGWSDKNAAAFLSSLALHVYPKIGDKPVSDVDAKDVALVLGPIWQTKIALSKKIRARIGLVLDYAHAMAWRTDGAPRQSLSALLAKQAEGGNFASMPYESLPAFIQKIEGEPETMGRLALLFTIYTAGRNGEVRGARWSQIDFDKKLWNRPADLMGKTGTPHTITLSPEALAILERAKAWRRLDGDGLIFEGKGGKRLSDMTIGKIVKPTGYTVHGFRSTFRTWAAEKMPSVPEAVAEAALAHTIPDKVIRAYNRAKFLEMRFALLEAWGRYAAGRSGEVIRLPLKVREA from the coding sequence ATGGCAATTCACAAATTGAAGCCGCTCCAAGTCGAAAAGGAAAAGAGGCCGGGCCGCTACGGTGACGGGAATGGCCTTTATCTTCTCGTGTCCGATACTGGCGGGAAGTCATGGCTGCTGCGGGTCATGGCCTACGGAACCGACAGGCAGGGCCGAATGAAATGGATGCGCCGAGACATAGGCTTAGGACCTCTCAGTCTCGTGAGCCTTGCTGAGGCGCGGGAAATGGCGCGCGAGTTGCGGAAGGCCGCCCGCGATAAGAAAGATCCAACGCAGGTGCGCGATGCGAAAGAGGAGATCGCACCCACTTTCCGACAGGCGGCCCAGCAATGCCACGAGGCGAAGGCGTCGGGTTGGTCGGACAAGAACGCTGCCGCTTTCCTTTCGTCGCTTGCGCTGCATGTATATCCGAAGATCGGAGACAAGCCGGTCAGCGACGTTGATGCAAAGGACGTTGCCCTTGTCCTCGGCCCAATCTGGCAAACCAAAATTGCCCTTTCCAAGAAAATCCGCGCCCGCATCGGGCTTGTGCTTGACTACGCCCACGCAATGGCTTGGCGGACTGATGGTGCGCCGCGTCAAAGCCTCTCGGCCCTGCTCGCCAAGCAAGCGGAGGGCGGAAACTTCGCCTCGATGCCATACGAAAGCCTGCCCGCATTTATTCAGAAGATTGAAGGCGAGCCGGAAACGATGGGTCGCCTCGCCCTGCTGTTCACGATCTACACGGCTGGGCGTAACGGTGAGGTTCGCGGCGCTCGTTGGTCGCAAATCGATTTCGACAAGAAGCTTTGGAACCGTCCTGCCGATTTGATGGGAAAGACAGGGACGCCGCACACCATCACGCTCTCGCCAGAGGCACTGGCCATACTTGAGCGGGCCAAGGCGTGGCGGCGGTTGGATGGGGATGGGCTTATATTCGAGGGGAAAGGCGGCAAGCGCCTGTCCGACATGACAATCGGAAAGATCGTGAAGCCTACGGGCTACACGGTCCATGGCTTCCGCTCAACGTTTCGGACCTGGGCCGCCGAGAAGATGCCGAGTGTGCCGGAAGCGGTCGCTGAGGCGGCTCTGGCCCATACCATCCCTGATAAGGTAATCCGCGCTTACAATCGGGCGAAGT
- a CDS encoding GNAT family N-acetyltransferase yields MKSSDIVLNEGLVRAGPAEARKLGDITADGFRNDPFNHWLFGNFAGISHLFHLQARRIYAPRGYCYTHGDEGACMWMLPGGDASFGTADYAAFALPTLLKCGPGAVRRGIMTGEAMDKVHPDFEHAYLFSIAVRPGAQGKGLGRKLIAPILAACDRLGVPAYLENSNPANAGFYGSLGFVVCGEIRPTPDAPPLVPMVREPRSA; encoded by the coding sequence ATGAAAAGCAGCGATATCGTACTGAACGAGGGGCTGGTTCGCGCAGGCCCCGCAGAGGCGCGCAAGCTCGGCGATATCACCGCAGACGGTTTCAGGAACGATCCCTTCAACCACTGGCTGTTCGGCAATTTCGCGGGCATCAGCCACCTGTTTCACCTGCAGGCACGGCGCATCTACGCACCCCGCGGCTATTGCTATACCCACGGCGATGAGGGCGCCTGCATGTGGATGCTGCCGGGCGGCGACGCGAGCTTCGGCACGGCGGATTACGCGGCCTTCGCCCTGCCCACGCTGTTGAAATGCGGACCGGGCGCGGTGCGGCGCGGCATCATGACCGGTGAGGCGATGGACAAGGTCCACCCCGATTTCGAGCATGCTTATTTGTTCAGCATTGCCGTGCGCCCCGGCGCGCAGGGCAAGGGGCTCGGACGCAAGCTTATCGCGCCCATACTCGCCGCCTGCGACCGCTTGGGTGTTCCTGCGTATCTGGAGAATTCGAACCCGGCCAATGCAGGGTTCTACGGTTCGCTCGGCTTCGTGGTGTGCGGAGAAATCAGGCCGACACCCGATGCCCCGCCCCTGGTGCCGATGGTGCGCGAGCCGCGCAGCGCCTGA
- a CDS encoding sulfite exporter TauE/SafE family protein: protein MAALALAFLIVALLYASVGFGGGSTYNALLALSCVDYRILPLIALACNIVVVAGSTVRFARAGVTPWRGALLLTAIAAPAAFLGGLTPIGESEFLALLGAALLLTALTMLLPVAMNDGEPAGFARFMPLVAAPLGYLAGIVGIGGGIFLAPLLHLARWNSARAVAATASLFILVNSLFGLAGQVLKGGEGRFAAAVDIGLPLLVAVAIGGQIGSLLALKYLPQRWIRWGTAALTAWVGLRLLTGM, encoded by the coding sequence ATGGCCGCGCTCGCCCTTGCATTCCTGATCGTGGCCTTGCTCTACGCCAGCGTGGGGTTCGGTGGCGGCTCCACCTACAATGCCTTGCTGGCCTTGTCGTGCGTCGACTACCGCATCCTCCCGCTGATTGCGCTGGCCTGCAATATCGTGGTCGTGGCGGGCAGCACTGTCCGTTTCGCGCGGGCAGGCGTCACGCCCTGGCGCGGCGCGCTGCTGCTGACCGCCATTGCCGCGCCCGCGGCTTTCCTCGGCGGGCTTACGCCGATCGGCGAAAGCGAATTCCTGGCCCTGCTGGGCGCTGCCCTGCTGCTGACCGCGCTGACCATGTTGCTGCCTGTAGCGATGAATGACGGGGAGCCTGCAGGCTTCGCGCGATTCATGCCGCTCGTGGCTGCACCGCTCGGTTACTTGGCGGGCATCGTGGGCATCGGAGGCGGCATTTTCCTTGCCCCGCTGCTGCACCTTGCACGCTGGAATTCGGCGCGTGCCGTGGCCGCGACGGCCAGCCTGTTCATTCTGGTCAATTCGCTGTTCGGGTTGGCGGGCCAGGTGCTCAAGGGCGGGGAGGGCCGCTTTGCCGCTGCCGTCGATATCGGCCTGCCGCTGCTGGTGGCGGTAGCGATCGGGGGGCAGATCGGCAGCCTGCTGGCGCTCAAATACCTGCCGCAACGCTGGATACGCTGGGGCACCGCCGCGCTCACCGCATGGGTGGGGCTGCGCCTACTGACTGGAATGTAA